One genomic segment of Fundulus heteroclitus isolate FHET01 chromosome 10, MU-UCD_Fhet_4.1, whole genome shotgun sequence includes these proteins:
- the LOC105920214 gene encoding transmembrane protein 238, protein MAPGCVGNCSLLFFLALAFDAAGLVVLLVGIFGNLNAGGRFYGDFLIYTGSVIIFCSLMWWVMWYTGNVHLYAPGYRKDSLDASLMQWARKLSERFSKGGKKPLEAAEDGERKKKMGEEGGKVSEVNRIVRASAPPRIRWEDGGCDEEAEPRGQENGGFDGESESASPADKNVEMGVLTGSEAAPQEEDTKEEMFF, encoded by the coding sequence ATGGCCCCCGGCTGCGTGGGGAACTGCTCGCTGTTATTTTTCCTCGCCCTGGCGTTTGATGCCGCCGGCCTGGTGGTGCTCCTCGTCGGCATTTTCGGCAATTTGAACGCAGGCGGCCGCTTCTACGGGGATTTCCTCATCTACACGGGCTCCGTCATCATCTTCTGCAGCCTGATGTGGTGGGTGATGTGGTACACGGGCAACGTGCACCTGTACGCGCCCGGGTACAGGAAGGACTCCCTGGACGCCAGCCTCATGCAGTGGGCCAGGAAGCTGTCCGAGAGGTTCTCCAAGGGGGGCAAGAAGCCCCTGGAAGCTGCGGAGGACggggagaggaagaaaaagatgGGCGAAGAGGGCGGAAAGGTGTCGGAGGTGAACAGGATCGTGCGCGCCTCTGCGCCCCCGCGGATTAGGTGGGAAGACGGCGGATGCGACGAAGAGGCAGAGCCCCGGGGGCAGGAAAACGGGGGCTTTGACGGGGAGAGTGAGAGCGCATCTCCAGCTGATAAAAACGTGGAGATGGGGGTCCTAACGGGCTCAGAGGCGGCCCCGCAGGAAGAAGACACCAAAGAAGAGATGTTCTTCTAA